One genomic window of Panicum hallii strain FIL2 chromosome 6, PHallii_v3.1, whole genome shotgun sequence includes the following:
- the LOC112898561 gene encoding uncharacterized protein LOC112898561 produces the protein MGSVSGSASSCPYSASDYPPPPVPIESATVPKKPSKANPVRKKQSRPMQRKQKISEGKKKVEEVKNPVPLHYTSENPKYRVGKALLSSSELWRAGQYCMDLHNYYIHNADKLQDIIVAYKERHFLQLEGTEGIFIVAFSDLFDLFNLDALDLSLVRCFALHMQQETRCRTGKKCGYIDPQMMIVTLMTLDRDGLVRCAHATVKLVFISTCSHM, from the exons ATGGGAAGCGTTTCCGGATCCGCATCCTCCTGTCCCTACTCAGCCTCAGATTAcccccctccacctgttccgaTAGAGTCAGCTACCGTtcccaagaagccaagcaaggctaatcctgtgaggaagaagcagagtaggCCGATGCAGAGGAAGCAGAAGATCTCAGAGGGTAAGAAAAAGGTGGAGGAGGTAAAAAACCCGGTTCCATTACATTACACTTCTGAGAATCCAAAGTACAGGGTTGGAAAGGCCTTGCTTAGTTCCTCTGAGCTTTGGAGAGCAGGTCAATATTGTATGGACCTGCACAACTACTACATACACAATGCCGATAAACTCCAGGATATCATAGTGGCATACAAAGAGCGGcactttctgcagcttgagGGCACTGAAGGCATCTTTATTGTTGCCTTCTCcgatttgttcgaccttttcaACCTCGACGCTTTGGATCTTTCTCTTGTTCGATGCTTTGCATT gcacatgcaacaagagacaaGGTGTCGAACCGGAAAGAAGTGTGGGTACATTGACCCACAGATGATGATAGTGACACTAATGACTTTAGATAGAGATGGCTTGGTCCGGTGTGCACATGCAACAGTTAAacttgttttcatttcaacttgtagccacatgtag